Part of the Flavobacterium sp. KS-LB2 genome is shown below.
CAAAGGTTGATTCGTACCTATTTTTTTGTCGTCACCATGATATCCATATGCCATATTAGATGGGAATAGAAAACTCACTTTTTCGTTTTTGCGCATTAATTTGATACCGTCACGCAATCCCATCATGATATTTTGTTTATCTACATAATAGGTTTGTGGTCTTAATTCTAATTCAGAGTAGATAACCGTACCTTTTAAATCCTTTATTTCGTAATCAAAAAAAGCAATATCTCCTTTTCTAGGAGTTAGAGAATCAATTTGGTTTTTGGTCTCATACGTGTACCAATACCCTTTTTTTGAAGCGATGTATTTTACATTTGGATTGCTTTTGATTAAAGCTTCAATTTCAGTTTCTTCGCTAGCAACTAGTTTTTTATTGCGTGCGATTGATTTTTTCATAAAGCTTCCCGAAGCCTGAGAAATAGGCTTTCTAGCATCCTGATGCTGTTTGCAACTTGAAGCGATTATGGACAAAAAGAATCCTAATACGATTAGCGAACTAAATTTTGACATCTGTTATATTTTTAGCTTTGTTACTAAATCCTCAAATTTTCGTATGGTTTCTTCCATTGATACTTCTGATTTTCCACCAGCAGCATTGCGATGTCCGCCCCCATTGAAATGATCTCTTGCAAATTGATTGACATCAAAATCACCTTGGGAACGAAATGAAATCTTGATGATTTTTTCTGCTGTATTTTCGATAAATATAGCAGTAAAAACGATTCCTTTTATACTTAATCCGTAGTTTACAATTCCTTCCGTATCACCTTTTATATAGTCAAAACTGTTTAACTCATCTTGAGTAAGTGTCGTGTAGGCCGTTTGATGTTCCGTAAAGACTTTCATGTTTTGAAGTGCTCTTCCTAATAATTGTAATCTTCCGAAGGAACTATTGTCAAATAACAAGGTTGGAATTTCCGTGTTTTCGACACCTAAATCAATTAATTCAGCAACAATTCGATGGGTTGTACCTGTTGTTTTTGGAAAACGAAAAGAGCCTGAATCAGTAAGTATTCCGGTGTAAATACACGTTCCTATAGTTTTATCAATATCTTCTTTTTTTCCAAGAAATAAAATGAAGTTATAAATCATTTCGCAAGTAGAACCAAAGGAAGTATCAGAATAAGTAAAAGCGGCATAATCATCTGGTTTTTGATGATGATCAATCATTATAAATGGTGCTTTTAGCTTGACTAACACTTGTTCCATCTCGCCTGTGCGGTGAAAAGCATTAAAATCTAACGTGAATATAAGTTCCGCTTCCTCCAGAATTTTAGTGCAGTTTTCTTTGTCTTTTTCGTAAATTTTTACGGTTTCTGATCCCGGCATCCAAGCTAGAAAATCAGGGAATTCATTTGGGGAAACCACCACAGGATGGTGTTTGTTTTTCAACAAAAAATGATATAATCCTAAGGTAGAGCCCATGGCATCTCCATCAGGACCTCGGTGCGGAATTATGGCAATTTTTTTTGGAGTTGCTAATAACAACTGAATCGCTTGAATATCTTGTATTTTCATAGATTGCGAAATTACATTTTTTTAATGTAAAGTTGAAATCATTAACAGGAATTTCACGGATTACAAAAAACCATTATTTTCTCTTCCTAATTTTTGATACAAATGGTATTTAGGTCCTTTTACAATCTGCGTTTTATATATGCCCACAGAGCCAGAACTAAAGTAAGCAATTAAACAGGCGATGCCAATAAAAACCCCACTTTCAATCCCAAAAAGTTCCATTCCCATAACTGTACAAGCAATAGGAGTGTGCGTTGCTCCCGAAAAAACGGCGACAAATCCCATTCCTGCCAGAAGCGCTATTGGTAAAGGAATAATAAGCGATAATGCACTTCCAAGTGTTGCACCTACAAAAAATAGTGGCGTTACTTCACCACCTTTGAATCCTGCTCCTAGGGTAAATCCTGTGAATAGTATTTTTAGAATAAAATCATAGGAAGCATTTGCATTAGAAAAGGCATCAACAATTACTGGAACACCTAAACCTATGTATTTTGTAGTTCCGATAAAGTAAATCGCTATAGCAAGTAGTATTCCTCCAACGAAAGGACGAAGCGGAGGAAAAGATATGGTTTTTGAAAATAAATGACCCCAAAAATGGGTGCTTCGAGAAAATAACATCGCGGCTAAACCAAAAAGAACACTGACTGGTAGTATCCAAAATAAAGTAGTAAAACTCATTTCGGGGATGATGGGAATGTTATAATGGTTGTGTTTTACGTTCCAAAATTCAACAGTGAAATAAGCAATGTAGGCTGTCAAGAAGGATAATGGAATGCTTTTGGAATTGATTTTACTGAAAAATAATACTTCTAAAGCGAACAAAGCTCCCGCCAAAGGCGTTCCAAAAACAGAGGCAAAACCAGCGCTAATTCCTAGGATAATTATGGTTTTTCTATTGACAGTATCAAGTTTGAAGATTCTTGTAAATTGATCGGCAATGGCACCGCCCATTTGTACAGCAGTTCCTTCGCGACCAGCTGAACCTCCAAAAAGATGTGTAAGTAAGGTGCCAAAAAGCACTAATGGAGCCATTTTTAACGGAATTGTTTTTTGAGGATTTTCATATTCTTCCAATAACAAGTTATTGCCTTTAACTACTGATTGTCCCCAATAATGGTATCCTAATCCTATTGTTAAACCGCCTATTGGCAAAAGCCAAATAAGCCATTTATTGCTCTCTCTATACTGTGTAACCCAATCTAGTGCTACTAAAAAAAAAGCAGATGCCGATCCACAAAAAATGCCTATCAAAACACAAATGAGAATCCATTTGAGTGAAATAAGCAGTATTTTTTTAGTGTTTTCTAAATTCATTACCTTAATTGAAGAACTGTTTTTGCAAAAGTATTATAATCCTTCTTGAATTAATGGTTTTTCAGAAGCAATAGCAGTAAATTCGATTTCAACTAAATATTCAGGCGCTACAAGTTGATTGATTCCGTAGAAACCAGTGGTCGGTTTTATGTCTTTAAAAAATTTTGCATGAGCAGTGGCCACGGCTTCAAATGTAGAAACGTCAGTAGTAAATATACGGGTACGAATGACATCTTTCATGCTTACATTTAGGTCTTCCAAAACCTTTTCTACACGTTCTAAAATGTTTAGTGTTTGGGCGTGCGCATCGTCAGCTTTAACTTTTTCACCATCAATAATAGCGACAGTTCCTGACACTTCGATGATGTTTCCAATGCGTACTGCACGGCAATATCCCATTTTGTCTTCCCATGGGGAACCTGTTAATATGTTTTCTCTTTTCATTTTAATTGTGTTTAGGTATTACTTGCATTGTTTAAATGCAATTTTTGGTGTGGCATAATATTTGCAATTTATAAAAAATACTGAAATGAAAAACAGTAATTTTTAATTAAAAACGTCCATTTTTTTGGAGAATTGTTAGAATAATATAGGTTCTTAAACGCAATAAATTTAAAAATTGAATGTTATAAATGAAAGTTAAATTATATAATACGTTGTCATTATATAGGATTAGTTTTTTATTTTTAAAATTTTACAAGCACTGATAAACCAATTAGAAAAAGTTATGAAATGAGCAAAATTGAAGTTGGGTTGCAAACACCAATGATGATATGCGAATTACATATGACTAATATAAAAACAGAAAATACTAACATATGAAAAGGATTTTATTTTTAATGATTGCCATAAGTATGTCTTTAAGTGGATATGCTCAGAATGAATTTAGTTCAAAATTTACGCCCATTCCCCTCAAAAATAACGCCCCTAAAATTAAAAAAGTAACTCCTCCAAAAGCAGAGGTTCCTCCAATTAAGACTCCCAATGTATTTAAAAATCCAGAACTTTTAAATCCAAACCCGAGTCCTTCCCTTTCAATTACTCCTGCCAGTAATTTTTCGATGACTCCGAAGAATGAATTTATTAATCCGGGAGATGTTTACAGAGATAAATTAAACAAAAAAGAAGACAATTCAGAGGGAATTGTATACCGAAAAAATCAAAATTTAGGGAATTTTACAACAAGTTCGCTTACCGCCAAAGTAAGATACAGAGACGCGGCTTATGTTGATGGAGATAAGATACGCGTGTACTTGAATGATAAAGTAATAGAATACCAAGTAAATTTGGATGGTAATTTCCAGGGTTTTGAAATTGTTCTAGAAAAAGGTTTCAACAAGATAGACTTCGAAGCTTTGAACCAAGGAAGTTCAGGTCCAAATACTGCTGAGTTTCAAATTTATGATGATAATGGCGGTTTGATTTCGGCCAGTCAATGGAATCTTGGAACGGGTTTTAAAGCAACTATTATTGTTACAAAAGAATAATTTAGCACCGCAAATTTCTTAAAATGGATCTGCTGTAACCCTGAATTTCATATCAGATTTAACGGTTATATCTTGCGTCAAGCTTTCTTTAAGAACCGCTTTGGTTCTTATTTTATAGGAAGACGCTTTTACGTATTTGTCTAGTTTCTGAGAAGTACACGTTAGATTTAGAACGTTTGAAGTCGAATTGATGTCATCTAAATAAGCCAGCTCTATTTCATCATTTCCATCTGTTGAAATGTATAAATGAATCGATTTTAAAAAACTAAAAGTCTTAGTGCTTGGATTCGTTATGGTTAACTTCAGCGAGCTTAATTTTACATCTTTTACTAAGTCAGCTTTAGTGTTATTGTTTTCAAAAGTAGCACTAGAGTTTGTAGTAACATCGGGAGTAACTATGTCAAAAGCGGTACCTAGTGGAAATCCGCTTTCAATGGTAAAAGTGGTTTGATTGTCTATTGAAAAAGTCAATAAATCATCAATCACATTACAGGAAGTAATTAAAAGCAGTATTGTTACTATTGATAAATAAATTCTTGTTCTCATTGTAATGGTGTTTTTTTAGATTATTTTAGAATGTATTTTGTCACTTACGAAAATTGTAGTGTATAGGTTTTTTTAAGGCAATTTGATTTGATTTTGGTCCAATAATGGAAGTGGGGCAAATAAAAAGAATATTTTTCAAAAATCAATTTTTCAATTCAAAATATAAAAAGTATTTTTGCGCATGCAACACAACGTACTTATTTTAGATTTCGGATCGCAATATACACAGCTTATTGCGCGTAGAGTTCGCGAATTAAATATATTCTGCGAAATATTCCCTTACAATCATTTCCCGAGTGATTTATCATCTTATAAAGCAGTAATTCTTGGAGGAAGCCCTTTTTCTGTTCGTTCAGAAGATGCGCCACATCCTGATTTATCTCAAATTAGAGGAAAACTACCTTTGCTAGCCGTATGTTACGGAGCACAATATTTATCTCACTTTAGTGGAGGTGAAGTAGCAGCTTCGAACACCAGAGAATATGGTAGAGCTAATTTGTCATTTATAAAAGAGAATGAGGTTTTCTTTGAAGGTGTTTCAGAGAATAGCCAAGTTTGGATGAGTCATAGTGATAGTATCAAGGCACTGCCAACTGATGGAGTGAAAATTGCAAGTACACACGACGTGGAATATGCAGCGTATAGAATTGAAGGCGAAACTACTTACGCGATTCAATACCACCCAGAAGTTTTCCATTCTACAGATGGATCAAAAATGCTAGAAAACTTTTTAGTAAAAATTGCTGAAGTTCCTCAAAATTTTACTCCAAATGCTTTCGTTGAAGAAATGGTAGCAGAATTAAAAGAAAAACTGCAAGACGATAAAGTGGTTCTTGGTCTTTCTGGAGGAGTAGATTCTACAGTAGCTGCAGTTTTATTGCACCAAGCTATTGGGAAAAACTTATATTGTATTTTTGTAAATAATGGTTTACTTCGTAAAAACGAATTCCAAAACGTATTGAATCAATACAAAGGAATGGGTTTAAATGTAAAAGGAGTAGATGCTGGAGATCGTTTTTTATCTGAATTAGCAGGTGTAAGCGATCCAGAAACCAAACGTAAAATTATTGGACGTGTATTTATCGAAGTTTTCGATGATGAATCACACCTTATAGAAGATGTAAAATGGTTGGCTCAAGGAACAATTTATCCAGATGTTATTGAATCAGTTTCGGTAAAAGGACCTTCGGCAACGATTAAATCACACCATAATGTAGGGGGTTTACCTGATTACATGAAGTTGAAAATCGTAGAACCTTTGCGTATGCTTTTTAAAGATGAAGTACGTCGAGTAGGAGCTTCATTAGGTATTGATCCAGAATTATTGGGAAGACATCCTTTTCCAGGGCCAGGATTGTCAATTCGAATTTTAGGAGATATCACGCCAGAGAAAGTGCAAATTTTACAAGATGTAGATGCTGTTTTTATTGACGGATTGAAATCTTGGGGATTGTATGATAAAGTATGGCAAGCGGGAGCGATTTTACTTCCTGTGAATAGTGTGGGTGTAATGGGTGACGAGCGTACCTATGAGAAAGTGATTGCCCTTCGTGCAGTTGAATCTACTGATGGTATGACAGCGGACTGGGTACACTTGCCGTATGAGTTCTTGATGAAAATATCTAATGATATCATCAATAAAGTAAAAGGGGTAAATAGAGTGGTGTATGACATTAGTTCTAAACCACCTGCAACTATTGAGTGGGAATAATAATTAGATTTTAATATAATCTTTTGAACATCAATTTTTTAATGTTCGCTATAAAACGGTATCAGATTTTTGGAATAAAATTTGATACCGTTCGTTATTAATAATTATATAATTTTATAAATAAGAAGGATGAAATATTTTTTTGCGATATGTATGACGGCTTTGTTTTTTAGTTACAACGTTTTTTCACAAGAAAAATCGACTACACATAAAGTAGAGAAAGGAGAGACAATCAGGCAGATTGCAATAAAATACAACGTTACTCCGTATGATATTTACCAATTAAATCCAGACGCGCTAAGTGGTTTAAAACCCAATAGTGTTTTGTTGATTCCAAAGAGCAACGGCAAACAAAAAGTAGCAGTTCATGCTAAGGCAAATGCGAAAGCGATTACCCATGAAGTAGCACCAAAGGAAACTTTGTATGGTATCGAAAAAAAATATGGTGTTTCTGACGAAGCATTAAAACAAGCCAATCCTTTTTTAGAAAAAGATGGATTGCAAATAGGGCAAATCCTTACGATTCCTTCTGGAATTGGCAAGAAGAATAGTATTCCAGAACAAATAAAAGCAGTCTATCATGATGTTCTTCCTAAAGAAACCAAATATTCTATTGCTAAGAAATACGGTATTACTATTGAAGAATTAGAGAAGAAAAACCCTGAAATAGTTTCAAATTTACCTATTGGTTATAAATTAATTATCAAAGGAAATCCTGAAAATTCGCTACCTAAAGTGGATAAAACGACCACTGCCGTTGAAGTTAAAAAAGAAATTGTAAAATCCACTACTCCAAAAGTTTTTCCAAAAATTAATTATATAGATTATGTGGTAAAACCAAAAGAAACACTGTATAGTTTATCAAAAATCTCAGGTTTAGCGCAAGAGGAATTAATTAAATTGAATCCGGCTTTATCCAATGGTGTTGAAATAGGAATGATTTTAAAAGTGCCTGAATCAGCTTCTATTCCACAGCAAGCAGAGTCTAAAAAAGAGTATGCTGTAATCTCAAAGGAAAGCTCTAGTAGAAAGAAACTAGTGTTGCTTTTGCCTTTCAATGTTTCAAAAATTGAGAGTGATACAGTCAATTCGACTGCAATGCGCTTGAAGAAAGATAAATTCTTAAACATGACTTTAGATTTTTATGCAGGAGCTTTAGTGGCGATTGATTCGGCTAAACAACTAGGATTGTCAATAGATGTTAGTGTTTTTGATTCTCAAGAAACTAAAAACACCTCGGCAGTTGCTGCGCTAATTAAAGAAAATAATCTAGAAAATGCAGATGCGATCATTGGGCCTTTCTATCAAAATAATGTGGAGAAAGCAGCTGAATTATTAAGTGCAAATCAAGTACCTGTAATTTCACCTTTGTCAAAAGATACGGGCGATTCGTTTAGCAATATGTTTCAAACAATACCTACTGCTGTTGTTACAAAAAATGCTATGTTCGATTTCATGAGAGCTAAAAATGGGAATATTATAGCGGTAGTTGATAGGAAAAAAGAATCTGTTATACAGTTTATAAAAGAGAATCATACAGATGTGAAATTTTCAACGCTTACTGCAAATGGAGGTGTGTCTGCTGAAAATTTGAAAAGTTTATTTGTGAAAGATAGAACAAACTATGTGGTTATGGAAACAGGAAACACAGGAATGATTAAAACTACAATAGCAACTATGTTAGGTGCTATGGCCACTTATAAAGTGCAATTGGTTATTTTAGAACCAAACGAAACATTAGATACAGATGAGATTAATTTTGTGAATCTAACAAAATTGAAATTAATGTATCCATCTGTTTCTCGCGAAAACGAATCTCCTGAAGCTTTAGTCTTCGAAAAAGAGTTTAAAAAGAAAAATAAAATTTATCCTAACGCATTTGCTACAAGAGGTTTTGATATTACTTTTGATACGATGATGCGTTTGTCACAAGATAAAAAATATCAAGAAACGATTGAGAGTACTGCTACGGAACAGGTAGATAATAAGTTCGAATTTTACAAAAAGGAAGATGGTGGCTACATTAATAAAGGAGTGTACATCTTATATTATGACACTGATTTAACTATAAAACAAGCAAACTAATGACATCAAAAGTAACGTATTTAGGAGATTTAAGAACCTCTTCAATTCATTTGCAATCAGGAAATGAAATTATTTCGGATGCTCCTATAGATAACAATGGAAAAGGTGAAGCTTTCTCTCCAACGGATACTGTAGCGAATGCTTTGGCAAGTTGTATGATGACGGTTATGGGAATCAAAGCACGTGATTTGGAAGTTGATTTAAAAGGTTCGACAGCTGAAGTTACTAAAATTATGAATGCAGATCCAAGACGCATTGGGGCAATCGAAATTACTTTTGAAATACATGGAGTTGCCGATGAAAAGAATAAGACTATTCTAGAAAGAGTCGCTATGACGTGTCCTGTTTTTCTAAGTTTAAATGCTGAAATCGAAAAACGTATTATTTTTAACTGGAAATAAAGATTTGCGAAGCAAGAGACAAGACACAAGAACTATGTAAAGGTCGTGTGTTTTGTCTCTTGCTTCTTTTTTTATAAAAATGGAACAAAACCAAAAACAACTCATCAAACTGGCTCATACTAAAATGCCGTTTGGTAAATATGAAGGAAAGTATCTTATTGACTTGCCGGAATATTATGTGGTGTGGTATAGCAATAAAGGATTTCCGAAAGGAGAGTTAGGGCAACAGCTTCAGCTGATTTATGAGCTAAAATTGAATGGATTAGAGGAATTGATACGAAATATTAAAAAAAGATACCCGAAACCACTTTAATTTGTGAATTTGACAATCTTTTGAATTTTAAAATGGAACGTTTAGTAATTCGTAATTTTCCAAATTATCTCATTTTCAAATTAGCTTTTTCTCAATTTATAATTGTATTTTTGCCAAGTTTTTTACACAACTACAACACAAATAACAACAGAATGAATCAAACGAAATATATTTTTGTCACTGGCGGTGTGACTTCTTCTCTGGGGAAAGGAATCATAGCAGCATCATTGGCAAAATTGTTACAAGCTAGAGGGTATCGTACAACTATCCAAAAGTTTGACCCTTATATTAATGTAGATCCAGGAACATTAAATCCTTATGAACATGGGGAATGTTATGTTACTGATGATGGAGCTGAAACAGATTTAGATTTAGGACATTACGAGCGTTTCTTGAATGTTCCTACCTCTCAAGCAAATAATGTTACTACGGGAAGAATTTATCTTTCGGTTATTGAAAAAGAAAGAAGAGGAGAATTTCTTGGTAAAACGGTACAAGTAGTACCTCATATTACCAATGAAATTAAAGATAGAATGCAATTGCTTGGTAAATCAGGTGATTATGATATTGTAATTACGGAGATTGGTGGAACAGTAGGAGATATTGAATCTTTGCCTTACATAGAATCCGTTCGTCAATTGGTTTGGGAATTAGGGGAACACAACGGAATTGTGATTCATCTTACTTTGGTGCCTTATTTGGCTGCTGCAGGAGAATTGAAAACAAAACCAACGCAACATTCTGTTAAAACGTTGATGGAAAGCGGTATTAAAGCGGACATTTTAGTTTGTAGAACAGAGCATGAAATTTCTGAAGAACTAAGAAATAAATTAGCATTATTCTGTAATGTAAAAAGAGAAGCTGTTATTCAATCTATTGATGCTTCGACGATTTATGAAGTGCCAAATTTAATGTTGGAAGAAGGATTGGATGTAGTTGCATTGAAGAAATTAGATTTACCTAAAAAAGCGGCTCCGGATTTGAAAAACTGGAATACTTTTTTACGCAGATTGAAACATCCAAAGCATACTGTAAACATCGGTTTGATTGGTAAATATGTAGAAATGCAAGATTGTTACAAATCTATTTTGGAAGCATTTATTCATTCAGGTGCAGCAAATGAAACCAAAGTTAATGTGATTTCTATTCATTCAGAACATATTGACGCAACAAACATAAACGAGAAATTAGCCGGTTTAGACGGAATTCTTGTTGCTCCTGGTTTTGGAGAAAGAGGAATTGAAGGAAAAATCGAAGCAGTTCGTTATGCTCGTGAAAATAAAGTGCCATTTTTCGGAATTTGTTTGGGTATGCAAATGGCAGTTATCGAATATTCAAGAAATATTGTTGGGTATGCTGATGCTAATTCTACTGAAATGAATGAGCAGACTTCTCATCCGGTTGTAAACCTTATGGAAGAGCAAAAAAATATTACTGATAAGGGCGGAACAATGCGTCTTGGAGCATGGA
Proteins encoded:
- the gldI gene encoding gliding motility-associated peptidyl-prolyl isomerase GldI; amino-acid sequence: MSKFSSLIVLGFFLSIIASSCKQHQDARKPISQASGSFMKKSIARNKKLVASEETEIEALIKSNPNVKYIASKKGYWYTYETKNQIDSLTPRKGDIAFFDYEIKDLKGTVIYSELELRPQTYYVDKQNIMMGLRDGIKLMRKNEKVSFLFPSNMAYGYHGDDKKIGTNQPLICTVTLRDFKPEAVYKKESELNLKTPTTTPAIKKIIPAALVLKDTITK
- a CDS encoding DHH family phosphoesterase produces the protein MKIQDIQAIQLLLATPKKIAIIPHRGPDGDAMGSTLGLYHFLLKNKHHPVVVSPNEFPDFLAWMPGSETVKIYEKDKENCTKILEEAELIFTLDFNAFHRTGEMEQVLVKLKAPFIMIDHHQKPDDYAAFTYSDTSFGSTCEMIYNFILFLGKKEDIDKTIGTCIYTGILTDSGSFRFPKTTGTTHRIVAELIDLGVENTEIPTLLFDNSSFGRLQLLGRALQNMKVFTEHQTAYTTLTQDELNSFDYIKGDTEGIVNYGLSIKGIVFTAIFIENTAEKIIKISFRSQGDFDVNQFARDHFNGGGHRNAAGGKSEVSMEETIRKFEDLVTKLKI
- a CDS encoding voltage-gated chloride channel family protein, giving the protein MNLENTKKILLISLKWILICVLIGIFCGSASAFFLVALDWVTQYRESNKWLIWLLPIGGLTIGLGYHYWGQSVVKGNNLLLEEYENPQKTIPLKMAPLVLFGTLLTHLFGGSAGREGTAVQMGGAIADQFTRIFKLDTVNRKTIIILGISAGFASVFGTPLAGALFALEVLFFSKINSKSIPLSFLTAYIAYFTVEFWNVKHNHYNIPIIPEMSFTTLFWILPVSVLFGLAAMLFSRSTHFWGHLFSKTISFPPLRPFVGGILLAIAIYFIGTTKYIGLGVPVIVDAFSNANASYDFILKILFTGFTLGAGFKGGEVTPLFFVGATLGSALSLIIPLPIALLAGMGFVAVFSGATHTPIACTVMGMELFGIESGVFIGIACLIAYFSSGSVGIYKTQIVKGPKYHLYQKLGRENNGFL
- a CDS encoding RidA family protein, translated to MKRENILTGSPWEDKMGYCRAVRIGNIIEVSGTVAIIDGEKVKADDAHAQTLNILERVEKVLEDLNVSMKDVIRTRIFTTDVSTFEAVATAHAKFFKDIKPTTGFYGINQLVAPEYLVEIEFTAIASEKPLIQEGL
- the guaA gene encoding glutamine-hydrolyzing GMP synthase is translated as MQHNVLILDFGSQYTQLIARRVRELNIFCEIFPYNHFPSDLSSYKAVILGGSPFSVRSEDAPHPDLSQIRGKLPLLAVCYGAQYLSHFSGGEVAASNTREYGRANLSFIKENEVFFEGVSENSQVWMSHSDSIKALPTDGVKIASTHDVEYAAYRIEGETTYAIQYHPEVFHSTDGSKMLENFLVKIAEVPQNFTPNAFVEEMVAELKEKLQDDKVVLGLSGGVDSTVAAVLLHQAIGKNLYCIFVNNGLLRKNEFQNVLNQYKGMGLNVKGVDAGDRFLSELAGVSDPETKRKIIGRVFIEVFDDESHLIEDVKWLAQGTIYPDVIESVSVKGPSATIKSHHNVGGLPDYMKLKIVEPLRMLFKDEVRRVGASLGIDPELLGRHPFPGPGLSIRILGDITPEKVQILQDVDAVFIDGLKSWGLYDKVWQAGAILLPVNSVGVMGDERTYEKVIALRAVESTDGMTADWVHLPYEFLMKISNDIINKVKGVNRVVYDISSKPPATIEWE
- a CDS encoding amino acid ABC transporter substrate-binding protein, whose amino-acid sequence is MKYFFAICMTALFFSYNVFSQEKSTTHKVEKGETIRQIAIKYNVTPYDIYQLNPDALSGLKPNSVLLIPKSNGKQKVAVHAKANAKAITHEVAPKETLYGIEKKYGVSDEALKQANPFLEKDGLQIGQILTIPSGIGKKNSIPEQIKAVYHDVLPKETKYSIAKKYGITIEELEKKNPEIVSNLPIGYKLIIKGNPENSLPKVDKTTTAVEVKKEIVKSTTPKVFPKINYIDYVVKPKETLYSLSKISGLAQEELIKLNPALSNGVEIGMILKVPESASIPQQAESKKEYAVISKESSSRKKLVLLLPFNVSKIESDTVNSTAMRLKKDKFLNMTLDFYAGALVAIDSAKQLGLSIDVSVFDSQETKNTSAVAALIKENNLENADAIIGPFYQNNVEKAAELLSANQVPVISPLSKDTGDSFSNMFQTIPTAVVTKNAMFDFMRAKNGNIIAVVDRKKESVIQFIKENHTDVKFSTLTANGGVSAENLKSLFVKDRTNYVVMETGNTGMIKTTIATMLGAMATYKVQLVILEPNETLDTDEINFVNLTKLKLMYPSVSRENESPEALVFEKEFKKKNKIYPNAFATRGFDITFDTMMRLSQDKKYQETIESTATEQVDNKFEFYKKEDGGYINKGVYILYYDTDLTIKQAN
- a CDS encoding OsmC family protein; the encoded protein is MTSKVTYLGDLRTSSIHLQSGNEIISDAPIDNNGKGEAFSPTDTVANALASCMMTVMGIKARDLEVDLKGSTAEVTKIMNADPRRIGAIEITFEIHGVADEKNKTILERVAMTCPVFLSLNAEIEKRIIFNWK
- a CDS encoding DUF3820 family protein, with the translated sequence MEQNQKQLIKLAHTKMPFGKYEGKYLIDLPEYYVVWYSNKGFPKGELGQQLQLIYELKLNGLEELIRNIKKRYPKPL
- a CDS encoding CTP synthase, which translates into the protein MNQTKYIFVTGGVTSSLGKGIIAASLAKLLQARGYRTTIQKFDPYINVDPGTLNPYEHGECYVTDDGAETDLDLGHYERFLNVPTSQANNVTTGRIYLSVIEKERRGEFLGKTVQVVPHITNEIKDRMQLLGKSGDYDIVITEIGGTVGDIESLPYIESVRQLVWELGEHNGIVIHLTLVPYLAAAGELKTKPTQHSVKTLMESGIKADILVCRTEHEISEELRNKLALFCNVKREAVIQSIDASTIYEVPNLMLEEGLDVVALKKLDLPKKAAPDLKNWNTFLRRLKHPKHTVNIGLIGKYVEMQDCYKSILEAFIHSGAANETKVNVISIHSEHIDATNINEKLAGLDGILVAPGFGERGIEGKIEAVRYARENKVPFFGICLGMQMAVIEYSRNIVGYADANSTEMNEQTSHPVVNLMEEQKNITDKGGTMRLGAWKCDIKQDSLAYKIYGKETISERHRHRYEYNSNYVAQLQNAGLIASGVNPDTGLVEIIEIEDHPFFIGVQYHPEYKSTVANPHPIFVNFVAAAVQAKKK